One window of the Verrucomicrobiota bacterium genome contains the following:
- a CDS encoding DegT/DnrJ/EryC1/StrS family aminotransferase, translating into MKNSLTRRGFIERTAVGSAALTWLGSRRAPMVFAADTAKPALLGGTPAHTGGWSPWPTWRESWEPAIIKVLRSGKWYRGEGGHVAEFEDAYAKLIGAKRCLATASGTTSLLVALHVMGVDAGDEVIVSPYTFIATYNAILINKALPVFADTDPATLNMDPASIESRITERTRAIVPVHIYGMPCDMDPINAIARKHKLAAIEDACQAWLAEYKGRKCGTLGDLGCFSFQNSKHIPSGEGGAVTGNSDDLLDRCHAFHNVGRATGSFKGARPYFTRGSNYRMQQFQAVLLLQQFEKLVKETAHRQENADYLISQLKQIPGIQPARLPENSRAVWHLFPLRYDAQQFRGLPRDKFIRALSAEGIPSSGGYHEQYFDGILDEAIQSRGFKRLFSAERLKAYRESFQELKGNRQVCATTVGLSQNLLLAERRDMDHIVEAIRKIQKHSAELVKATA; encoded by the coding sequence ATGAAGAATTCCCTAACACGACGTGGATTCATTGAACGCACAGCCGTCGGTTCCGCGGCTTTGACTTGGCTCGGCTCGCGCCGGGCACCCATGGTCTTCGCGGCTGACACTGCGAAACCGGCCTTGCTCGGAGGCACACCGGCACATACCGGAGGTTGGTCACCGTGGCCAACCTGGCGGGAATCGTGGGAACCGGCGATCATCAAGGTCCTCCGCAGTGGCAAATGGTATCGCGGCGAGGGCGGACACGTGGCGGAGTTCGAGGATGCCTACGCGAAACTGATCGGCGCCAAACGCTGCCTCGCCACCGCCAGCGGCACGACGTCTTTGCTGGTGGCCTTGCACGTGATGGGTGTGGATGCCGGCGACGAAGTGATTGTCTCGCCTTACACCTTCATCGCGACGTACAACGCCATCCTGATCAACAAGGCGCTGCCGGTTTTCGCCGACACCGACCCGGCCACGCTGAACATGGACCCCGCGTCGATCGAAAGCCGGATCACCGAACGCACCCGCGCCATCGTCCCCGTCCACATCTACGGCATGCCTTGCGACATGGACCCGATCAACGCCATCGCCCGCAAACACAAGCTCGCGGCCATCGAGGACGCCTGCCAGGCCTGGCTGGCTGAATACAAGGGCCGCAAGTGCGGCACGCTGGGTGACCTGGGTTGTTTCAGCTTCCAAAACTCCAAGCACATTCCTTCCGGCGAAGGCGGCGCGGTCACAGGCAACAGCGACGACCTTCTGGACCGATGCCACGCGTTCCACAACGTCGGGCGCGCCACGGGGAGCTTCAAGGGCGCAAGGCCGTATTTCACCCGCGGGAGCAATTATCGCATGCAACAGTTCCAGGCGGTCCTGCTCCTGCAACAATTCGAAAAGCTGGTGAAGGAAACAGCGCATCGGCAAGAGAACGCGGACTACCTGATTTCGCAGTTGAAGCAGATTCCCGGCATTCAGCCGGCGCGTTTGCCGGAGAACAGCCGGGCGGTGTGGCATCTCTTTCCGTTGCGCTACGACGCGCAGCAATTCCGCGGACTGCCGCGCGACAAGTTCATTCGCGCGCTCAGCGCCGAAGGCATCCCCAGCAGCGGCGGTTACCACGAACAATACTTCGACGGCATTCTGGACGAAGCGATCCAATCGCGCGGGTTCAAACGGCTCTTTAGCGCCGAACGCCTCAAGGCGTATCGCGAGAGCTTCCAGGAACTGAAAGGCAACCGCCAGGTTTGCGCGACGACGGTGGGTCTATCCCAGAACCTCCTCCTGGCCGAGCGCCGCGACATGGATCACATCGTCGAAGCGATCCGGAAGATTCAGAAGCACAGCGCAGAACTGGTGAAGGCAACGGCGTGA